The stretch of DNA GCTTGCCGACCGGGACGTCGACGCGCGTGTCGTCCACATGCCCTCGATCAAGCCGCTGGACGAGGCGCTCCTCCAGCGGTGTGCCCGCGAGACGGGTCGACTGGTCACCGTCGAGGACCACTCGGTCGTGGGCGGCCTGGGGGCGGCGGTCGCCGAACTGGTCGGCGAGTCCGACCCCGTGACCGTCGAGCGCATCGGCGTGGACGACACGTTCGGCGAGTCCGGCGACCCCGAGGACCTGTACGAACTGCACGGGCTGACCGCGGACGCCGTCGCGCGCGACGTGGTCGACTCGACTCAGAGGTGAGCACGATATGAGATTCTTCATCGACACGGCGGAGGTATCGGAGGTTCGAACCGCGGACGAGCTCGGACTTGTCGACGGGGTCACGACCAACCCCTCGCTGGTCGCGTCCAGCGGCCGGGAGTACCGCGACGTGGTCGCGGAGCTCGACGAGTTCGTCGACGGCCCCATCAGCGTCGAGGTCATCGCGACGGAGGCCGAGGAGATGCTGGTCGAGGCCCGCGAGTACGACACGTGGGGCGACGACATCGCGGTGAAGTTCCCGATGACACGCGAGGGGATGACGGCCCTCTCGCAGGCGACCGCAGAGGGGATCGACAGCAACGTGACGCTGGTCTTCTCGGCCAACCAGGCGCTGCTGGCCGCCAAGAACGGCGCGACGTTCGTCTCGCCGTTCCTCGGTCGGTTGGACGACATCGGGAGCGACGGCGTCGAACTGGTCCGCGAGATCCGCGAGATCTACGAC from Haloarcula litorea encodes:
- the fsa gene encoding fructose-6-phosphate aldolase, translating into MRFFIDTAEVSEVRTADELGLVDGVTTNPSLVASSGREYRDVVAELDEFVDGPISVEVIATEAEEMLVEAREYDTWGDDIAVKFPMTREGMTALSQATAEGIDSNVTLVFSANQALLAAKNGATFVSPFLGRLDDIGSDGVELVREIREIYDVHGFDTEILAASIRHPSHVKAVAKVGADVATLPPSVLDQLFDHPKTDEGLAAFLDDWGDRESPAVRELQGADDD